TGCGAGAAGCGATCAATTGGCCAAAAGTTGGCATCCGATGACGGAATGCCAACTTTTCGTTGCAATGCAAATCAATTTTTCAAATCCTGAATGCGGGTATTGCCAAGCATGTTAAAAAATCCGAAATGACACTTGATTTCTTTATTGGACGACCAATTCCGGTTTGATCTTTTCATACTCCTCAAATGTAATTTCCCCTCGTGCCAGCCGTAACTTTAAAAGATCCAACGGACTCAAATTTTTTTCTGCATTATTCTCATTTTGCGAATTTTTCTTGCCGGAAGAAGGTCCACAGCAACCCATGATTCATACCTCCCGTTAATTTTGGTTTCGTGATCATCTTTTATCATTTTTGTAACTGAACTTAGTATAGCCAACAGTTTTGTTTAATTTTTGATGAATGAGTGAAGAAACTATGAAGTTAAAAATAATTGCCTACTTCCGATTTAACGCCTCAATGAACAGAAAAAGTTGGTTATGGTATGCTTCCGTATCGATAATTTCCAGGCCGGATTGTTTTGCCATTTCCAATGTATTCCGGTTTAAATGGCATCCGTCACAGAGACGTTTCCATACGGGTGTGAGCCAATCCTGAATCTTTCCCAACATCGGCGGATCGTTTAATCTGACATGTTCAAACAAAAGAACTTTGCCGCCCGGTTTGCAAACTCGCCGAATCTCACCCAAAGCACGCATAGGGTCTGCAATGGTGCACAAAACCAACGTGCCTACTACCGTATCAAACATATTGTCCGAAAATGGCAGATCTTCTCCTTTGGCTGGTAGAATTTCAATGGGTACACTGGCACGTTTCGCTTTCTGAAGAGCCTGTTCCCTCATCCTCTGTGAAGGTTCAATTGTCATGACATGTTCCACCAGTTCATGATCATAATAGTGAAAATTCGCACCTGTTCCCGAACCGATTTCCAAAACGTTTCCTTCTGCCTTTCCGATTAATTGTTTGCGAATATCCCGGATGAAACGTTTCTCCAACGGCTCCATCACACAATCATATACAACAGGAAACCACTTTCCCATAGTCATCACCTCGAAGGCTACATGTATAACCGCATAATCGTGGGATCATTTTCGATATCCTACGATCATTTTCGATTTTTCATTTTTATAATGATATATGCGACTGTTGCAAATACCAAAGGAATACTTGCCCACAAGCAAATTTGCAATAACATGCTTACAAACGGTTGAACGGCAGTTTGACTTGCTGTCGCGGTGGCGGACATCGTGAGACACAATAAACCGATGACAATCAACGACAGGGCGATCAGCCATTCGGTGAATTTCATGATTTTCTCCTTTCCTTTTCCGATTCAATCGGAAAGCGAACCTCAAATCGAGTGCCTGTTCCTGATTGGCTATGTACTTGAATCTGTCCGCCATGAAGTTCCACCAATTGTTTTACAATGGCAAGTCCCAATCCCGTGCCGCCATACTGTCGGGATCGCGATTTTTCAACCCTGTAAAACCGTTCAAAAATATGTTTCAATTCCTCTTGCGGAATGCCAATGCCCGTATCTTCCATCGAAACCAGGACGTGCCTGTCAGCCACTCGCTGCAAATCGATAACGATCTTGCCTTTGTTCGTATAACGAATCGCATTCGTCAGCAAATTCATAAAAATTTGTTCCATCCGCAATCCATCCCCAAAAATCAGCGGCAGTTCATGCCCAATGTTCAACTGTATATCCAATCCTTTTTCCTTTGCCTGTAACGAAGTGTTCCGAACCAGATTCTCCATGATTTCCACCAGGTCAACCCATTCCAGATCTAAATCAAATTTCCCTGCTTCCATCTTGGACAGCTCAAATAAATCATAAATCAAACGGCCCATTCGTTGCGATTCTTTTTGAATGATACCCAGATATTGATTTTTCTCTTCTTCTGAAGCATACAAACCTTCCTTTATTACTTTCGCGTAACCTTCCAGATAGGTAATGGGTGTTCGCAGTTCATGAGAAATATTTGCAAAAAACTCACTGCGAGTATCCCGATATCGTTGCAATTCGACCGCCAAGTCATTAATCGCAGCAGCTAATGAGCCGATTTCATCCTTTGCCATGGCATCCACACGTATGGAAAAATTTCCTTTTGCAATTTTTCGTGTGGCTTGCTCCATCCGTATCAATGGATTCGATAACTTTTTTGTGAGGACAAATGTAAATCCGACCGCCAGAAAAAACGCACCGAAACCGGAAAGAATCAACAATTGCCGTATTTTCAGAATCGATTGATGAATCAATTCGATCGATGAAACCACAAATACACCACCGTAAAACCTATCCTGATCGATAATGGGCTTACCGACAATCAGATAGCTTATTTTCGATATCGGATCTTGATAGTGTTTTTGGATCGATGTTCCTGCCGACAGCAGTTTCAGTTCCTGATCGGGAATAAATCCCTGCTTGGATATAGATGGCAGGCTTGTATTCACAATAATTTTCCCTTGCGCGTCCGCAATATATAATTTCACTCCTGAAAACTCAGCCATCATTTGCATCACGTCAACCATCATCGAATCGTGGTAATGCGCAATCGATTGAGCCAATCTGGATGACGTTTGATCCATTTCCTGCTGTACATTTTGATAATAAAAATTGGTAAAAATCTGATTGATAACAAACCCAAAGGGCAACAAAACACCGAGAAAAAACAATAAGATACTACCGCTTAATTTATATACAATCCGGTTTGCGATCATTTTGCATCTGCGGGCATTTGAAATTTATAGCCGATTCCCCAGACAGTCTGGATGGGAGAATAGGTTAATCCCCCATCCCGAAGCTTTAGCCGAACATTTTTTACATGCGTATCCACAGTGCGTTCGCCTCCAAAATAATCCGCCCCCCAAATCCGTTCCAATATCGCTTCTCGACTGAAAACTCGTTGCGGGTGTTCTGCCAGTAATACCAATACATCAAATTCTTTGATGGTGAGCTCAATTGGATGATCGTTTACAGTCACTTGCCTTCGCTCCGGATCCATGACTAATTCCTGATGTGCAATCATTTGCGATATTTGCTGCGAGTTTGCCATATCCGATACATTGGATCGCCTCAGTAAAGCAAATACACGTGCCATCAACTCTTCCGCGTCAAACGGTTTCACCACATAATCATCCGCGCCTGTCATCAATCCATATACTTTATCTTTGGTCTCTGTCCTGGCTGTTACCATCAAAATTGGAATTTGGCTGGTTTCACGAACTTTCGCACATACTTCCCAACCATTCAAATCCGGCATCATGACATCCAAAATCATCAAATCAAAACTGTGTGTTTCCAACAAATCGATTGCCTCATGGCCATTTTTAGCTTCCGTTATATGGAACCCGTTTTTTGTAAGGTAAATCCGGATCAGATTGCGCATATTCCACTCATCATCGACTACAAGTATCCGATTTGTGTTCATCAAACACCTCCTAATCGGCTCTTCATTAGACTGTTTTTCGTTTAAGAAAGATTATAAAAATATTTTACAAACAGTTAACCCGTACCACTATACGAGTGAATACGGGTTTTCTGGTACTAAATGTTGAAGAGCAACTCTTTTGAGACAGCGCCTTTATTTCGATTCGCTATGCAATTCCGCACGCAACTTGGTTAATGCATCATCGACTTTCGATTTTTTTTCTTGTTTTTCCAATTCGTCAAATTCATAACGCAAGGACGATTGCAGTGTTACATTCGCGGCTTCTGCTTCCGCCTCTTTCGCTTTTACTTTCTCTTCCATTCGATCGAATTTGCTGAGCGGATCATCGCCGGACAATCCGGATACCGCGTTTGCAAGAGATTTTTGCGTTTCGGCAAGGCGGTTTCTACTGATCAAATCGTCTCTTTTTTCTCTTGCTTCTTCGAGTTTTTCCTCAAGGCTCTGCAGTTGTTCCTTAAGTTGGGCAGATGTCTTTTCTGCCTGTTCCAACTGCGGTTGCAGTTTTTCCAGACGGTCTTGCTCATGCTGCTCTTTTTCAAGCGCTTTGCGAGCCAAGTCTTCTTTTTCTTCCCGTATGGCAAGTTTTGCTTTTTCGTGCCAATCGGAAATCATCGACTCACATGTTCGGATCTCTTTTGCAATCCGAATTCGTTCTGCTTCAAAGCGGCTCACTTCCACTTTGAACTGGCGCAATTGTTCGATTGCATCTTCAATGTACAAATTGAGAGCTTTCTCCGGGTCCTCGGCTTTGCTGATGATTTCATTGATATTCGCACGAACGATGTCTTTTATTCTTCCAAATATCGACATATGGATTCCCCCCAATGATTCAATCTTCACAATACTGTCTTTCCGCATGTTGGAAAGAAGCTTGTGTAATCAAACGCCCTGCTTGCCCGTTTTCTCCGTAATCCCACACAAACATGTGACCGGCAGGAACCGTGTATCCCAGGATCTGTAGCGGCCCGCGCAACACCCGATACACAGGTTGAAATGGACAACAATTCCAGTAGCCTTCTGCCCGTATGTCCCTTCCGTTTTCCAACTCCGAAACAATCGTTTCATATTCACGTTCCATTGCCGTAATCGAATGTTTTTCCCAAAACTCGGCAATGTCTTTTTCAGCCTCTTCCCACTCCCCCGATTGACGAATATCTTGCATGGCACGTCTCGATGTTATCCGCCAAATATCGTTATTTTGCTGATGTCGGGGTTTTTTTACGGTTTCCCATGCAATACTCGGATCTTCCAGTTGCTGGGCGATTTTAAAATATGTTTCAAGCGCATCCCAGTATCCTTCTTCCGCTTTTTCATGGCTTTCCTCCGATACTTTTTGCCCTTGCATGATCGAGCCAACCATTGCATCCGCAATTTGCCGTTTTGTTCGTGCTTCTTCAAATCGCAATAGCATAGGTTTATTGTCATCCGAAGCCCGGAACCGCTCCATCGATGATTGCAGCAGGCGTTCCATTTCATCAGCCGCCCGCCTCATTCCAGCCAAATGGCGCGTGGGGCATCTTCGATCCGACATAATTTGATCCGATAAAGAAATCGGAAGTTTGACTTTGGAACTATGGTCCATGACGTTTTCTTGACGTATCCCAATCAACAAATCCGGAATCAAACCGTAAAATTTTTCGGCTTGCTCGTGTGTAACGCTTGATACCGGTTTATTATCAAATGCTTCTTTTAATAGTGCTTCCGATATGATGTTCAGACTTTTGGCCGCAGCCAATAATGCCCGCACTCGCGGCTTTTGGCAATCGGACATCTCTACTTCCACTTCATATACTTGCTCACCAATTCGTTTATAACTGTCCAGATGCTCCTTTGAACAAATTCGTTCACCAGTCAACATCGAGCGAATATGGTCGAACATCAGCATACTTCCTTTCCAAATACGTTCAGCAATCAAACCATGTTGCCCGGTTGGTAAGCTTGAGTATAAATAAAACATGTGATGAAAGAATGAGGAACTTATGAAGAAATTATGAAGTGTATCAAACAATCCTTTTCATAAAGGAGTGTGTCCCATTGTTACTTTTGGGACGCACTCCTTAGTAGGATCGCTAAAAATCCCGCTATTTACTATATTCGGATTTCGATCTATCCATTCATGGTCGACAACTAAAGTCGAACCCGTTGCAAACGCAGCGCATTTAACACGACAGATACGGAGCTGAATGCCATTGCGGCGCCGGCAATCCATGGCGCCAAAAATCCAAGCGCGGCAACCGGAATCCCGAGTGAATTATATACCAGCGCCCAAAACAGGTTTTGGCGAATATTGGTCATGGTTTTCTTGCTCATCCGAATCGCATCCGGAATGCTTTGCAAATCTCCGCGCATGATCGTGACATCGGCGGCTTCCATCGCGATATCCGTACCTGTGCCGATCGCAATCCCGATATCGGCTTTTGCAAGTGCCGGCGCATCGTTGATGCCGTCCCCGACCATCGCGACGATCTTACCTTCTTTCTGCAGTTTTTCCACTTCCGCCGCTTTTCCTTCCGGCAATACTTCCGCCCGGACATGGTCAATGCCAACCTGCTCTGCAATCGCCTTGGCGGTTCGTTCGTTATCCCCCGTAATCATATATACGTCAATTCCCAACTGCTTCAGACGCAGGATAGCCGCTTTGGATGTTTCCTTGACCGTATCCGCGACTGCCACAAATCCGGCGTAATTGCCGTCAACGGCAGCCAGCATGACCGTTTTCCCTGCCGTCTCCAGTTGTGTTTTTTGTTCCGATGCATGTTCCGAAACTTCTACTTGATAGCGTTCCATTAATTTTGTGGTTCCGACTATCACATCTTGCCCATCGATCTGAGCGCGAACTCCGAAACCTGGAATCGCTTCGAAGTCGTTGGTGTCTTTGCATATGATCCCACGGTCGGCAGCACCTGCAACTATCGCTTCCGCCAAGGGGTGCTCAGAATTTTTTTCGGCACTTGCCACAAGTGACAAAAGTGTTGATTCTTCCAGCGATTCCGGCATCACATCTGTCAGTTCCGGCTTTCCTTTTGTGATGGTACCTGTTTTATCTAATAAAATGGTATTGATCTTATGTGTTGTCTCTAAATGTTCTCCACCTTTAAACAAAATGCCAAGTTCCGCGGCTCTTCCCGACCCGGCCATGATCGATGTGGGCGTTGCAAGGCCAAGGGCACACGGGCAAGCGATAACGAGGACTGCAATTGCTTTTTCCAACGCATTCGCAAAGGCATACGGATCGACCCAAAAATACCAGATCAAAAATGTAAGCAGTGCAATCCCAACGACAATCGGAACAAAAATGCCGGAAATGACATCCGCAACCCTCTGAATGGGAGCTTTGGATCCTTGCGCTTCTTCTACCACTTTAATGATTTGCGCCAATGCTGTTTCTTTTCCAACTTTTGTTGCTTTGATTTTGATCACGCCATTTTTGTTGACGGTCGACCCAATCACCGTATCGCCCGGTTGTTTCTCCACCGGCAGGCTTTCTCCCGTCAACATCGATTCATCGATCGCAGTCCTGCCGTCGATTACCTCGCCGTCAACAGGCACTTTCTCTCCCGGGCGAACCAGCACAATATCACTCACGACTACTTCTTCGACCGGTATGTTGACTTCTTCGCCATTTCTCATGACGATTGCGGTTTTGGCTTGCAAGCCCATCAGCTTCTTAATGGCTTCGGAAGATCGTCCTTTTGCCATCGCTTCAAAAAGCTTGCCGAGAATAATCAAGGTGATGAGAACTGCGCTTGTTTCATAATACGTATCCTGCATCATGAACGGCTCGTTCAGATGAATCACGGTCATGTACAAGCTGTAAAAGTATGCGGCCGATGTCCCGAGTGCCACCAAGACATCCATATTTGCACTTTTATTGCGGAGCG
Above is a window of Fodinisporobacter ferrooxydans DNA encoding:
- a CDS encoding class I SAM-dependent methyltransferase gives rise to the protein MGKWFPVVYDCVMEPLEKRFIRDIRKQLIGKAEGNVLEIGSGTGANFHYYDHELVEHVMTIEPSQRMREQALQKAKRASVPIEILPAKGEDLPFSDNMFDTVVGTLVLCTIADPMRALGEIRRVCKPGGKVLLFEHVRLNDPPMLGKIQDWLTPVWKRLCDGCHLNRNTLEMAKQSGLEIIDTEAYHNQLFLFIEALNRK
- a CDS encoding sensor histidine kinase, with the protein product MIANRIVYKLSGSILLFFLGVLLPFGFVINQIFTNFYYQNVQQEMDQTSSRLAQSIAHYHDSMMVDVMQMMAEFSGVKLYIADAQGKIIVNTSLPSISKQGFIPDQELKLLSAGTSIQKHYQDPISKISYLIVGKPIIDQDRFYGGVFVVSSIELIHQSILKIRQLLILSGFGAFFLAVGFTFVLTKKLSNPLIRMEQATRKIAKGNFSIRVDAMAKDEIGSLAAAINDLAVELQRYRDTRSEFFANISHELRTPITYLEGYAKVIKEGLYASEEEKNQYLGIIQKESQRMGRLIYDLFELSKMEAGKFDLDLEWVDLVEIMENLVRNTSLQAKEKGLDIQLNIGHELPLIFGDGLRMEQIFMNLLTNAIRYTNKGKIVIDLQRVADRHVLVSMEDTGIGIPQEELKHIFERFYRVEKSRSRQYGGTGLGLAIVKQLVELHGGQIQVHSQSGTGTRFEVRFPIESEKERRKS
- a CDS encoding response regulator transcription factor, translated to MNTNRILVVDDEWNMRNLIRIYLTKNGFHITEAKNGHEAIDLLETHSFDLMILDVMMPDLNGWEVCAKVRETSQIPILMVTARTETKDKVYGLMTGADDYVVKPFDAEELMARVFALLRRSNVSDMANSQQISQMIAHQELVMDPERRQVTVNDHPIELTIKEFDVLVLLAEHPQRVFSREAILERIWGADYFGGERTVDTHVKNVRLKLRDGGLTYSPIQTVWGIGYKFQMPADAK
- a CDS encoding PspA/IM30 family protein; translation: MSIFGRIKDIVRANINEIISKAEDPEKALNLYIEDAIEQLRQFKVEVSRFEAERIRIAKEIRTCESMISDWHEKAKLAIREEKEDLARKALEKEQHEQDRLEKLQPQLEQAEKTSAQLKEQLQSLEEKLEEAREKRDDLISRNRLAETQKSLANAVSGLSGDDPLSKFDRMEEKVKAKEAEAEAANVTLQSSLRYEFDELEKQEKKSKVDDALTKLRAELHSESK
- a CDS encoding heavy metal translocating P-type ATPase; the encoded protein is MDQQLALKQSTLKISGMTCAACANRIEKGLKKTEGVTDANVNFALEQASVTFDPNQTSFEKMEQKVEQLGYKVVKDTAELQLSGMTCAACANRIEKGLNKLPGVTKATVNFALETAHVEYNSAEVTISDMVRKVEDLGYQAVTKEEQSDAQQDYRQKEITRQKRKFIVSVILSLPLLWTMVSHFSFTSFLWVPAFLMYPFVQFLFATPVQFIIGKQFYVGAYKALRNKSANMDVLVALGTSAAYFYSLYMTVIHLNEPFMMQDTYYETSAVLITLIILGKLFEAMAKGRSSEAIKKLMGLQAKTAIVMRNGEEVNIPVEEVVVSDIVLVRPGEKVPVDGEVIDGRTAIDESMLTGESLPVEKQPGDTVIGSTVNKNGVIKIKATKVGKETALAQIIKVVEEAQGSKAPIQRVADVISGIFVPIVVGIALLTFLIWYFWVDPYAFANALEKAIAVLVIACPCALGLATPTSIMAGSGRAAELGILFKGGEHLETTHKINTILLDKTGTITKGKPELTDVMPESLEESTLLSLVASAEKNSEHPLAEAIVAGAADRGIICKDTNDFEAIPGFGVRAQIDGQDVIVGTTKLMERYQVEVSEHASEQKTQLETAGKTVMLAAVDGNYAGFVAVADTVKETSKAAILRLKQLGIDVYMITGDNERTAKAIAEQVGIDHVRAEVLPEGKAAEVEKLQKEGKIVAMVGDGINDAPALAKADIGIAIGTGTDIAMEAADVTIMRGDLQSIPDAIRMSKKTMTNIRQNLFWALVYNSLGIPVAALGFLAPWIAGAAMAFSSVSVVLNALRLQRVRL